The DNA segment GCCACCGACTGGTCGAACCTCATCAATTTGAAGGCCAAGGTGACGGAGAAGATGGTGGCGCGCCTGACCAAGGGCGGCAAGCCAGCCCTCGTCATGTGCCACATTTCGCACGTGTGCCACGCTGGCGCCAGCCTCTACTTCACCTTTGTGGCGAAGCAGGATGAGGATCCGGTGGCCCAGTACTTCGATGCTAAGCAGGGTCTGCTGGATGCCATTGAAGAGGTGGGTGGCACGGTGTCGCACCACCACGCAGTGGGCACTGACCACCTGTCCGGCATGCGCTGGGAGATCGGCGACCTGGGCGTGACCGTACTGCAGTCCGTGAAGGATGCGCTGGACCCGGCCGGCATTATGAACCCGGGGAAGTTAATCCCGCAGGACTAGCCGCAGGATGGTCCGGAGGGATGAGCCGGCACTGTCCGCGGGACTAGCTGTTAGGTTTGTTTGAAGAGCCCCTTAGTGTGTGCCCTTGTTGGGGGTGGCGCGCTGGGGGGTTCTTTGTGTGTGGGGTGGGTTGGGGGTGGTGTGTTGGTGTGTTTTGGGCTGGCGGTTGTGGGTCGGTGTGGCAAGTGGTCTGCACTATTTTTGTGTTCTGAGCTGCTGTTTTTAACACATCTTAAAAAAGTGTCACTTTTGTCTAGGCATTTTTGCGTTTGCACGCTACACTGAAAACTAGTTACAGATCATCTAAAAGTGTAACGCCTTCGTTTCTCTCAACAAAAGCATCCACACCTCTACTGAAAGGACCCTCTTCCATGGGTATTCAGGAAGACATCAAGCCCCGTATGCGCTGGTGGGGCTGGGGCGTCGACGGACACGACAAGCCCATCAAGCCGGGCGCCACGGAAATTCTGAAGAACGTCTGCGGCATGGAAGACGTCCACAATCCCCCCATTAATCTGGAGGATGTGAAGGTTAATCCCTCCAAGCTCGATGCCGACGACATCGCTGCCCTCAAGGCAGTCGTGGGTGACGAGTTCTTCAAGGATGACCACTACACCCGCGTCATGCACACCTACGGCCGCAGCTACCCGGACCTCCTCCGCCTGCGCCTCGGCAAGTGTGAAGGTGCCCCGGACGCCATCGTCTACCCCGGCTCTGAAGACGACATCGCAAAGCTCTTCGAGGTCTGCGCGGAGCGCGGCATCGCCGTCATCCCCTTCGGTGGCGGCACCTCCGTTGCCGGTGGCGTGGAAGCCATGCGCGGCAAGTTCGAGAAGGCTATTTCCATCTCCATGCTCCGCTTCAACAAGATCGTGGAGATCGACACCAAGGCCATGACCGTGACCGTCCAACCCGGTGTTTTTGGTCCGGATCTGGAAGCTGAACTCGGCAAGTGGGGCGTCACCGTCGGCCACTTCCCGCAGTCCTTCGAATTCTCGACCATCGGTGGCTGGGCCTCCTGCCGCTCCGCCGGCCAGGAATCCTCCGGCTACGGCCGCATCGACAAGAACATTGTCGGTCTCCGCGTCGTCACCCCGCGCGGCCCCATGGACATCCGCACCGTGCCCTCCACTGCTGCCGGCCCCGACCCGCGCCAGCTCTTCCTCGGCTCCGAAGGCGTCTTCGGCATCATCACCGAGGTCACCGTGCAGATCCACAAGAAGCCCGAGACCATGGTCTTCGACAGCTACTTCTTCCCGTCCTTCGCCGAAGGCATCGAGGTCTTCCGTGAACTCGAGCAGAACGGCGACATGCCGCACCTCGCTCGCCTCTCCAACGAGAAGGAAACCGACTTCGGCATCAAGCAGCTGGGCGGCGGCAACCTGGGCAAGACCCTCAGCCGCTACCTGTCCCTGCGTGGCCAGTCCACCCCCTGTATGGCAGTGTTCGCCTTCGGCGGCAATAAGCTGAAGGCCCGCTCCGACCGTGAAGCTTTCGCTATGAAGCTCACTGGTAAGGGTGGCGTGCGCCTCGGCCCGACCGCCGGCATGATGTGGATTAAGGAACGCTTCACCAGCCCCTACCTGCGTGACGTCATGATGACCTCCGACATCGCCGTCGACACCCTGGAAACCTGCACCACCTGGGATAACGCCATGAACCTCCATGATCACATCGTGGAAGACATGGAAGCCGCTGGAGAGAAGCACGGCACCCCGCTGTACCTCTTCTGCCACGTGTCCCACCTGTACCAATCCGGCTGCTCCCTCTACTTCACCTACTTTATGAAGGAGAAGAAGGGCGAAGAGCTTCAGCAGTGGGCCGACGTCAAGGACGCCGCCACCAACGCCATGGAGAAGTACGCCGGTACCTGTACTCACCACCATGGTGTGGGCCAGGATCACGCTCCCGGCCTGCTGGTCGAGAATGGCGATATGTGGATTGAGTTCCTCCGCTACGCCAAGAAGTTCTACGACCCGGCTGGCATTCTGAACCCG comes from the Lawsonella clevelandensis genome and includes:
- a CDS encoding FAD-binding oxidoreductase; translated protein: MGIQEDIKPRMRWWGWGVDGHDKPIKPGATEILKNVCGMEDVHNPPINLEDVKVNPSKLDADDIAALKAVVGDEFFKDDHYTRVMHTYGRSYPDLLRLRLGKCEGAPDAIVYPGSEDDIAKLFEVCAERGIAVIPFGGGTSVAGGVEAMRGKFEKAISISMLRFNKIVEIDTKAMTVTVQPGVFGPDLEAELGKWGVTVGHFPQSFEFSTIGGWASCRSAGQESSGYGRIDKNIVGLRVVTPRGPMDIRTVPSTAAGPDPRQLFLGSEGVFGIITEVTVQIHKKPETMVFDSYFFPSFAEGIEVFRELEQNGDMPHLARLSNEKETDFGIKQLGGGNLGKTLSRYLSLRGQSTPCMAVFAFGGNKLKARSDREAFAMKLTGKGGVRLGPTAGMMWIKERFTSPYLRDVMMTSDIAVDTLETCTTWDNAMNLHDHIVEDMEAAGEKHGTPLYLFCHVSHLYQSGCSLYFTYFMKEKKGEELQQWADVKDAATNAMEKYAGTCTHHHGVGQDHAPGLLVENGDMWIEFLRYAKKFYDPAGILNPCKLQDGPVSLRARYEADDPLR